The Sorangiineae bacterium MSr11954 DNA segment TGCCGTCCGCGGACCAGGCGTTCGGGTCGAGCAGGAGCCGTTCCGTCCCATTCCTGCCGTCCTTCCACCAGAACGCTCTCTTTTCTTGCTTGGGTTCCTGCTTCCACCAGAAGTACCGATTGCCACGCTTCTGCAGCCCTTCGACTCGTTCTACGGACAGCAACTCCCGCATGCGCGCGGCGATTGAGGCTCTCTCCGGCAACACGGAGAGCGTTGTACGCGTCAGCTCGTCTTGCTGCGATATCCAGCGCACGACCTCGGGCGAGGTTGCATCCTCGAGCCATCGGTAGGGATCTTCGACGACATTTCCGAACAGCAATTCGCGAGCCCCCTCGACACGTGTCGCGGGGTAACGGATGGCGCTCGATCCACTCGACGAAGCGGACGACACTCGGAGAGGCGGCGTCGACCGCACGCGCGTTCCACAGCCGTAGGCCAATAGGGCGCACAGTAGAATGCAACCGGCAAAACGCATCGGATCTCCTTGCGGATTCAATGGTCTGGTAACAGTGGGCCGCACAAGGACCTCCTACGCTGTGAGGCACGAGCCGCCGAGACGCTTCCCGAGTGAGCCGGCCATCGACCAAGCACGCGATCGTACATCTCACATGCGCGCTTCGAATCGCCGGTGCGTTCGAGCAACGAGGCAAAATCGAGCAAAGCGTGCGTGTGCTGCACGAGATCCTCGAGCGCGTTGCACGAGGCCGCCGCTCGTTCGAAGTAAGGTCGTGCCTCCACGTGGCGGCCCATAAGCATGTACACGCGACCGATCGCCCCATCGTGCCAGAACCACCGACCGATTCGGTGCAGAATCGGCAAGTACTGCGGGAGCACGTCGAGGGCTTCTTTTGCGCTCGCTTCGGTCGCCGCAGGCATGGCGAAGTATTCGAGCCACTTTCGAGAATGGCTATCCAGCATGCCGTCTCGATCCGTCACGACGGCCAAGCGGGCGTTGCGCTGTTCGAGCCATTTGGGCCAAGGGACGAGGCCAAGGCGCGCACCTACGGACACGAGGTAGAGAACGTTGTCACCACCGTAACTGCTGCGCATCAGACCGTGCCGCCGGGCGATGTAGGCGTCGAGCGCCTTCGTTGCATCGGCACGCTGCCCGACTTCCGCCTTGAGCAGCATGCTGTAAAGCGTGTAGTCGAACTGCTCTTCGTCGTCATCGACGTCAGCCATCAACTTACCGAGTTTGGCGTCGAGCTTGACCGCCTCGCGCAGGCGACCTTCGAGCAACGCCATGCGAATCTCGGTCCGCACGAGATTCCGTTCCATCGCAGCTCCATCCGAGAATCGCGCCCATCGTTCCAGAACCGGGCGAATCTCGCTCGGGCTCACAGCCATACCCTGCAAGTCGTACGCGAGGCTGAGATACGTCCCCGCGCTGTTCGGGAAAAGAGAGAGTGATCGGCGCAGCACGCGTTCCGCGCCCGCGCATCGCCCTTCGTTTTGTTCGAGCTGCGCCAGCAGCGTCGCGCACCCCGTTGCGGCCGGGTAGCCCTCGAGGCAGCGTGAAAATGTTGCACGCGCGCTCTCCACGTCGTCGCGGAAGCTCTGAGCGGTGCCGAGCTCCGAGAGGACCACGGCTGGCGCGTTCGCATCCTTGCCGAGGGGTGCCAGGAGATCATGAGCTTTTTCGATCTCTTCGGTACGCATCAGCATTTCCGCGAGACCCAGATGAATCGGGAGATCGTCGGGCGCGTTCTGATGGAGCGTCGCGAGCCGCTCGGCGGACAGCCGAAAGTTCGGCGGCACCGTCATCGCCGGCGCGACCGCCTCCAGATATGCAGATTCCAACTGGGACAACCGGTCGCGCCCCTCCTGTGCGTGAACGAAATGTGAACGCGCCTCGTTGTCCGGCCAAAAGGGTGTGGCGACCACAATCGCCAGATGAGCCGCTGCATCATTCTCGTTGCTGCGCAGCGCGGCGCGAGCTTCCTCGCGCGCCCGATCGACGTTTGCGTCGAGCCATGCGCGACGCGAGACCTCGACGTGAGACGAGACTTCGGGCGTGCGCGCCCGCGCCGCTTGATGGGCGTTCCCCGCGTCCGAGGGGCCGGAAGCAGGAGCTGGGCGCATGAACCTGGACGTGGCGCCCGCGACGGCCAAAGTCAGTGCGAGTACCCCTGCCCCGATCCACACGAACGGCATCCGCTTTCGCTGGCGTTCTCCGCGAGCGCCCAAGACGGCGAACTGCGACCCGCGCGGCGAGTGAAGTATCGTGGATTCGATGCCGCCCGTGGTGCGTGGTGGCGGCGCGGGGTGTTGCGTGGTCGCAAAGTGAAGATTGTCGTCCGTCTCGGGTTTCTCCGAGACGGACAACCGCGGCAGGTTCGTCGGTGGAAGCCCCAATTCCGCCTCGCACGCGGCGGCAAGTGCAGTCTGCATCGATGCCGCATCGGGAAAGCGCGCGCTCTTGTCGAGCGAGAGCGCACGGTCCACGACGGCGCAGATTGAAGCGTGGACCCACGGTGCGACGGTTCCAAGCGGCGACGGGCTTCGCGTTGCGGCGAGGACGACCAGTTCGCCCGCGGACTCGGCCTCGTGGACCGGCCTCCCGGCAAGCAGCGTAAACAGAGTCGCACCGACGCTCCAGAGATCCGTTCGACCGTCAATCTCTCGAATTCGCCCCAGTGCTTGCTCGGGTGCCATGAATGCGGGTGTTCCCATCGCGCGTCCCGAACGCGTGATGGACGTAGATTCGTTGGTCTCGAAGAAGCGCCCAATGCCGAAATCGAGAACGCGCACCGTGCCATCGCGCATGACGAAGAGATTTTCGGGCTTGATATCGCGATGGACGATCTTCGCCGCGTGGGCCGCGCGGAGCACGTCGAGAAGGTCATGGCCAATGATGGCCACCTCTTGGGCAGGGAGCTTGTTGCCGCTCCGTCGTCGGGCTCGAGCGCGCACCGTCTCACCAAGGAGAAGCGGCATGACCAAGAAGATGCAGCCGTCCTCCGCCACGTCGTCGTCGGTCACCGGGACGACCCCTGGATGCCGAATCGTATTCGCAAGAAGCGCCTCGCGTCGGAAGAGTCGTTCGACCTCGGGATCCGCGGAAAGGCGCTCGTGGAGGACCTTGATCGCGACCTCGTGACCGTTTCGATGCACGCCCGCGTAGACGGCGGCCATTCCGCCGATCCCGATCAGCCGGTTAATGCGATAGCGACCACAAACGTTGGAGCCGATGCGTTGCAGCGCGCGAGAACTGATTGAATCGTCGGGCAACGACGCCATCATCCGCTCGTGAGAATGCCGAGGACGCCCCACACCGTCAAGGGAGCGGTTGGCGTGCATCGCCCTAGCAGTATGCGAAGGAAATGGCAACACTCTGAGCAGATGTCGATCGGGCCCGTTCGCGAGCGCTGAATCGTCACGCCTCGGTAAGCGCCGTGCATGCATGAGCTTCAGCGCAATATCGCGACGAAGCGACTTTGTTCAATGCGCGAAGCTGGTGAGGTGACGACAAGACAGTCATTCCAAAAGAGGAGATCGTCGTACGCGCGTGAGGCAATTCCCATATCGTCCTAGTCTGCTGACTGCGATGTCTGGCTCAACGGCTCGTCTGATTGTCGTCCAAGGCCCAAATCTGGGCGCAGAGCTCATGGTCGATCACACCGTAAAAACGGTGGGACGGGCGCTCGAAGCCGATCTGACGTTGAGCGACCGCACGGTCTCCCGGCATCATTTCCACGTGTTTGCGACGGACGAGGGAGTCCAGGTCCGGGTCTGCGACACCGCGGCTGCCGTCCTGCGCTCAGGGCGCGAGGTTCGCGATGCCGTCGTGGGCATCGGTGATTCGATCGTCGTGGGCAACACCGTCTTGTTCGTCGACGCCGCGACTCGACGGGGCGAAGCTTCCCCGGCGCCCTCACAGGGCGACGGCGCCACGACCACCGTCGGCTCGCTTTTGACGGGCGTGGCGACCGACGTTCGAGGGCTTGCGGCGGTATTCGCGCTGAACGCGGCATTGATGGCAGCGTCGGACGTGCAGGCCATTGCGGCCGTTCTCGGGTCCTGGGCCGCGACGAACGCCGAGTGCGAAGCCTTCGAGATGGTCACCGTACCGGGTGAACAGCCCACGCTGACCGAGCAGAGCCCCGTCTTCGAGAACGCGAGCGCGCACGGAGGTACACGGCTCCTCGTGCCCGCGCACGGGACGCCCATGGGTTGGATTGCTTTTACAACGAGGCTGCCGCCCGCGCGCGTGACCGATTCGCTCCGTCGACTCCTCGTCATCGCGGCAGCCCTCTACGCGTCACGGCACACCCAATTGTCCGCACTGCTCGCCGTCGCGGAGGACCGTGAAACCTTTCGGAGGCAAGCAGTCGGTAGCGCCCATGCGTTCCTGGGATCGTCGCCCGCGACGGAACGCCTCGCGCGGATCATTCCGCGGCTTGCTACCTCGGACGCCACGGTGCTCTTGCTCGGGGAGACGGGGGTCGGAAAATCCTTCGTTGCACGATTGATCCACGAGTCGGGACCTCGCAAACACGAGCCCATGCGCATCGTCAACTGCGCATCGATTCCGGAGAATCTCATCGAGAGCGAGCTGTTTGGGCACGAACGCGGCGCCTTCACGGGCGCCGTTGCCGCACAACCTGGTGCGTTCGAGGCCGCGGGGCGTGGGACCGTGTTCCTCGACGAGATTGGCGAGCTTCCGCTCGTGAGCCAGGCGAAGTTGCTGCACGTGCTTTCGGACAAGCGCTTCACGCGGCTAGGGACCCACCAACCTCTAGCGTTGCAAGCGCGCATCCTTGTCGCGACGAATCGGGATCTCGAATCGATGGTGGCCGCGGGAACGTTCCGCAGCGACCTCTTTTTCCGCATCTCGGTCGCGAAAGCCATCGTTCCCCCGCTTCGCGAACGCGGCGAAGATCTCGCGCTCCTGGCGAAGAGTATTCTTTCGGACCTCCTGCCAAACGCGGGTCGTCGAATCGACGGCTTTTCGCCGGAAGCGCTGGAGGCCATTCGCCGCAATCCTTGGCCCGGCAACGTGCGGGAGCTGCGAAACGCCATCGAGCACGCCGTCGTCCTTGGTGATGGCCCCAGGATCACTCCCTCCGACCTTCAGCTCAATGTGGCAGGGAAACAGCCGGGGCGAAGCCCCCATCTGGATGCCTTCGTGGTGCAGCTTCCTGCAAATCTCGAGTGGCTCGAGCGCCAAGCGATTGAGGCCGCGTTGCAACAAACGGGCGGGAACCAGACAAAGGCGGCCGCGTTGCTGGGGATCAATCGGCATACGTTGGCGAACAAGCGGCGTGAAACATCGGGCAAGTAGTTCCCCGCTCTGAAGCGGGTAGATGCTCCCGGTTGGGCGCGAGCCAACATCGCGCACGCTTGCGAGCACGTGAAAGATGTTCATCCCGTATCGGTCAAGAAAGTGCCATTTGGTCAAATCGTGACCAATGTGGCGTGTCCGCCAACCGACAGTGTATTTTCCGTAGGAGAGACGATCGTGGAGGAATTGGAGTGGCCGAATCTTGGCCATACGACATCGCGGGCATGGTCCCCGCCCCTTCTGCATTCCGCGAAATCTAGAGATGGCTTGACCCTTGCTTTTCAGGAGCGTCGAGCGCCCCTCAGCGAACCGCTTGACCCTTCCTCCATCCACCACCCAAAGAGGGGCGCTCTTTTTTGTCATGGTTCGAGCAACCACGAAACCTTGGCGCATCCGGAGGCGCCGACCTCTGGCTCCGCAGAACACGACGAGGAGCTCATGAACGTGAACGAGAGTGGTGTGTATCTCGCGCCCAACCCAGGATTCGTGCCCCATTCGTCCAAGGACCCGTGGCCGATCCCCGTGCTGCGCGCGACCGCCCCCGGAGAAGGTGCGGGCTATCGAACCCATGAACTCGAGCTTGCCCTCGAAGACCTCGCCTTCTGCGTCTTTGGAGCACGAGAATCGGCTGTACCTGGCAGGTATGTTCACGGAAGCGAAGGTTCTCGCGGAATGGCGACGTGAGGTACGGCTCGCGGCGGAGACCGTGTCCTGCTGGAACAAGCGACAGCGCCCCGAGGCTCGGACGTGACGTATCTCGTCCGCGCTTTCTCGGACGTTGACGAAGGATTCCGAACGATTCCATTTGTCGGACCTGATGGGGGCCCGCCATAGCGTCGATCGATACGTAGCTTGTGCGCGAGCTTCGCGACGAATCACTGCTGCCAAAAAGAGGGCGGTGGTGACAATCCCAGTTCGGCCGAAACGCCGAATTGTTTCCTACGTAAAGCTCGCGAGCCAAGAATGAATTTCACCTTGCAGACGGAATCCGTGGTCAAAGTGAAGACCGATCGAGCTGCCGATTGAGTGATTTAATTCATTGTACAGCGTCCCCATTTAACATATATCAATCTTGGGTCACTCACATCGTGTGGGCGCGCCAGAGTTTCGTCTACGATCCGCTCGGTTCTGCGACGCCGCTGAACCTTGGCTGCCTTTATGGCGTCTGCTTTTTAGCTCAATCGTCACATAGATAGCTTGTAACCCAGTTTCGTCGCACCGATCCCGGTGGACGGAGGGGGAATAGGTCATGAATGAAGCCCGGTGGAAACGAGGCATCGTTGCGCGCACGTTGTGCATCGTCCTGAGCGTTCTGCTCATTTTCACGGGGCCTCTCGAGGAATGGGCGCGCGCTGCAGCGATTCAAGAAAGTGCGCGGGCGCGCGCCTCCGGAAGGGCCACCGAAGCTTCCGAATCGTCTCCGAGTCCGCGGATTGCTCCGAGCTCGGACGGCGTGCCCATGCGGGAGCAACGGAGCGCACCACATGCGGCCGCCGTGTTGCCCGTGCCGCTTCTTCCCACATCGGTATCGCAATCGGGAGCAAGCGCGGGCACAGATCCGTGGACGCTGTTCGATGGCCGAGCAAGCACGGCCATCGAGGCGCAGCCGGGCGAAGGTATCCGGTTCGAGGTCGTCCTCGAGGGGCCGACCAAGCTCGCCGCGCTTTCGTTCCTTGGGCCCACCGAGGGCACCGTAAGCGTTTTTTCGCAGGGTGATGGGTTCGAGCTTCGCCCGATTGCCGGGTGGACCAATATCGCGATCCGGGCGGCTGCGGGGACGTGGAAGAGGCTCGACACCCGCGACGAGATCCCGGCGAAGCGTTTGGTCGTCCAGTGGACAGGAAAGACGCCGCGCGGGCCGAGCGAAATGGGCCTTTGGGGGTTCACATTACCCCGGCATGGGGTGCCCGACGCGGAGCTGGCCGACCGCATTCTATCGGACGCAGCGCCGGGCGCCGTCGCGGTTCGGGCGACGCCGAACGAGGGGCACATCGCCCGTGTCGCGCTCCACTCCAGCGAGGTCAATCGGCCTGCGCGCTTTCGCGCCATGCTCCCAGGTGAGCCGCGTTCTTGGTCGCGAGCGTTCCTCGTGTACGAGCTGGCCGGCCTGCGGCACTGGCGTGAAGTCGTGCGTCAGATCAACGGGCTCTCCATTCGCGGCGAAGCATGGTCGCCCAGCGCCAACGGCTCGAGCACGATGGGAGGAGGCCTCCAGGTCGAGGAGGTTGACCCGTCATGGCTCCATTCAGGCGACAACGAGATCCAATTTTTACCACTACCCGGTCTGAACGCGCCCGAGTACGCCGTGCGGCATGTGCGCATCGTGGGCGTGCCCCTGGCGCGCGTCGTGGAGAATCCACCCGTGCACGCGGGTGAGAAGGATCGACGCATCGTGCTGGAGTCTCCTTCCCAAGTGCACGATCTGGTGTTCGAGCTCGGCAAGGCCACGGACGGGCACATGCTCGTCCGGGCCCCCGGAGCCAAGATGGTGCCGGTGCAGATCGACCTGAAGGGGCTCGAAGCGGGTTGGCACCGGGTAGACATCGGGCGCTTGCCGGTGACGCATACCATTGCGATCACGCTCGACGGCACGAAGACGCCTTCTCGACGCTCGCTCGAGAGCATCGCGCATGTTGTGTCCGACGTTGCCGTCACGGCCAGCGCCATTCCGCGCGAGAGCGATGAGCAACGTATCGCCGTGAGCTATCCACTGCATGGTGAGTGTGTCGACCACTACGCCGATGTTCGCGGGTTCGTGAAGACGTTGGCGCCGTCGGACGGTATCGTTGCGTTGGCGGCGAATGGGCGCGAGGTCAAAACCGCCCTCCGCGAGGACAAGAGCTTCGCCCTGGTGGTGCCCGAGCCCGACTTTTTCGTCGGTCGTGCCTGGGACGTCACCTTGCAGGCGACCCTCTCGAGCGGAAAGCGACTCCAGCGCTCCGTGCGCGTCGGACCGTGCCTCGATCCTGCGGTGAAGAGCGATGCGAGCATGCTCGAAGACGACGGCGCGCCGTTCGGCGAGGTCGTCCGCGCGGGAGAGGCCAAGGCCATCACTTTTGGCGGCGCCAAGCTCGAAATTCCCGCGGGCGCGGTCGACAAGGACGTGCGCATCACCGTGCGCCCGTTGGTTGCCGGTCAGATTCCGCGGATGTCGCACGGCATGGCCAATGTCACGCCCGAAGGGCGCGCATTTCGCTTTGGTCCGCACGGGTTGAAGTTCAAGAAGCCGATTGCGATCACGCTGCCCTACGACCGAGCGTCGCTCGGCGAAGGGATGCACGAGCGCCACATTTTCGCGTTCTATTACGACGAGCCTCTCGGCAAGTGGCAGCGCATCGGACGCGTTGGCGGCGCGGGAAATGGCGAGCTCACGAGCCTCACGGAGCACTTTACCGACTTCGTCAACGCCACCTTGGCGATGCCCGATTCGCCCGGTCCCGTCTCCTTCGACCCAAACGAGATGAAAGGGATCAAGCTCGCCAGCCCCTCCGCAGGCGTCGACTTAATCGCGCCCCCGCAGGCCAATGCATCCGGCTCGGCGGCGCTCGCCTACCCCATTGAAGTGCCGCCCGGACGCAACGGCGTCGCACCACAACTGGCGTTCACGTACAACAGCGCGCGAACCAACGGATGGCTTGGCGTCGGTTGGGACGTGTCGCTATCGAGCATCGAAATCGATACGCGATTCGGCGTGCCCACCTACGGAGCCCCCGAGCTCGCGGCGCTCACGAAGGCGGATACCTACCTGCTCGACGGAGAGCAACTCCGCGCCACCGGCGAGGACTCGTTCGTGCGACGCACGGAAGGACGCTTCGATCGCATCATCCGAAAGCGCGATGGGCAGGGTTGCGTGACCGGCTGGGAGGTCACGGATAAGAGCGGAACCATCTCCACCTACGGTGGCCAAGACCGTGCCGCCGTGCTCGCGGATCCCGACAACCCGTGCCGCGCATTTCGTTGGGCACTTCGCTCGGTCCGAGACACCTTTGGCAACGTCATGAGCGTCACGTACGCGAAGGATTCCGGCTCGCTTGGGGACCCATTCGTCGCCCTCTACCCCGAGTGGATCGATTACGCGTCGAACGCGTCAGGTCTTTCCGCCCCGTACCACGTGCATTTCGTACGCGACGTGGCCGACGCGCGGCCCGATCGAATTTCCTCGGGCCGTCCTGGCTTTCTCGAACGCATACGCCATCGTCTCGATCGCATCGAAGTGCTCTACCAAGCGACGGTCATCCGGCAGTACCAACTTGGCTACCTCCCCGATTCGGTCGAGCACTTTCACAAAAGCCTCCTTGGCTCGATTGCCGTCCTCGGGCTCAAAGGCCCCCAGGGCGCGAGCGAGCTCGATCGGCACTCCTTCGAGTACAAGGCCGCACCCCAAATGTCGCCCGGGGGGAGCATCGACGGCTTCGATCCGAAGATTCCTTGGGGGAGCGTCCCGACCGATGATCCGCTCACGCGCGGCAACGATTCGCTCGGCGGGCTCCGTGGCGAGGTCGGAATTGGCTTCGGGCCGTTTGCCGCCACCGTGAGCGCGGGCGGGACGAGCGGCGGCCAAACGACGCACCGAAGCCTGATCGACTACAACGCCGATGGTCTCCCGGACTTCGCCGTCGACACGGGTGCAGCCGCATTCAACTTCCTGCGACCGGGGCTCAGCGTGCGCAATCCCAACCCCAATCGCATCCATCTTCAAGAGGCAGAGCTCAAAGGACTCGAAAGCCTCGGCCATGCGGGAAGCTCCGGGTGGATGGTCGGAGGGCAGATCGGCATCCAGGGCGGTCCTGGCGTGGGCGCCTCCTACAGCCGAACGAGCACGGAAGACGACAAGATCTTCGCGGACATGGATGCCGATGGCCTCGTGGACTTCGTCACACTCGAGGACGGCTTCGTCTCGTGGCACCAAAACCTCGGCAAGGGTCAATTTGCGGGCGGCGCGCGATTGGGCGGTGCGCTCAACCCCAGTGGGAACAAGCCCGACGGGGCCATCGCAAAACAAGCTGCGCGAGCAGGGTTTCGGCGGGTTTCCCCGCTCCTTCGCTGGACGGCCCCGTTCACGGGGACCATCGTCTTCGCGGGGGAGATCCACAAGCTTCGGGCGGGTGGGAATGGCGTGGTCACCGCCGTCTACCACGGCAAAGGAGGGACACCTCCAACCACGCCCCGAACCCTCACGCGCGTCTGGGAACGGTACTTCGCTCCGGACGATCTGAGAACGTGCGTGCCTTACAACTCGACCCAGGGATGCGTCCCGGGTGCGCAAGGGTTCTCGCTCGACGTCGAGCGCGGGGATCGCATTTACACCACCTTGACCCCGTTTCACGATCCCAATGGTTCGGACCAACAGTTCACGCTCGAAACACAGTTCAACGACACCGAGTGGAACCCAACCATCCGCTACGAAACGTGTGACCCCACCCTGATCGAGCCGTACGGCGCGCCCGTTTGCGTCTTTTCGCAGAAGAACGATCACCGGGTTGCGGGGCAACCGAAGATGACCTGGACATCGGCTTTCGGGGACGCCGAGAGCGGACCGATTCCCGTCCACATCGAGGGGCTTCTTGCCAAGGCGACCACGTCCGACGACGTCTACTACTCCATCATCAAAACGAACCAAAACGGGGACCGCATCGAGGACGTCGTGGAGCCCACGCTCCTGGCCGGTGGCAGCGCGTTCAACCTGCCCATTTCGGTCGATACCCCGATGCTCGAGGGGCAAGGGCTCGAGTTTCACATCGTCTCGCAGACGCCCATCGATCCAGCACGCATCCAATGGGTGCCCAAGGTCACGTATAAAAAGTACTGCAAGGTCGACCCCGAACAGAAGAAACGCGTCTGCGGAGACGTTACCTGCACGACGAGCGCCGAGAACCAGACCGTTTGCACGATGGCGGGCGATCCGGTGCCGGGCGCGGTGATCCCGCCCGATCTCGTCTCGCAAGCCATCACGGTCTTTCAGACCATTCCCCAGATGGACACGCCGAGCGCCACGAAAACGTACATCGTACCAACGGGCGGAACGCTGAAGGTCCATGCCAGCGTCGCGCTGCAGGACGAGAACGGACCTTCGGCCACCTTGTTGATTCAAGGTGTCCACCGCCTCTACGCCAAGAAGTACTTCGATCCCGGAAGTACCGGCAGCTTCGATGTCATCGTGAACGCCGCGGCGGGTGACCGGCTGTTTGCCACGTTGGTGATGGATGAACCGACCACGAAGTTCCAAGCCGGCGCGTACCTGCCCGACAGTGGCACCTTCATCCCCATCACGGTTCAATATCCGGACCACACCTTCGATGGGAAGGAGCCGGACGGTAAGCGCCCGCTCGACCCGATGGCGGGAGGATTCCACCGTTGGTTCACGGGCTTCTACAACGGCGACACCGATTTTGCGGAGAGCGGGATCCTCTTTCCGTTCAACGCCGACGGCACCTTCCGTTCCAACCCGCCGAGCTTCCAACTTGCGGCGCCACGCCGATTGGCCCCGGAACCCGCGTGGGAAGGCCCCGGCAACGCGTACATCCTTGCCGGGCAGCAAAGCTGCTCACGTGCCAATCTGGGTGGTGGTTTTGGGAGCTCGGGCAAGCTCAAGTCCCTGCGCGCTTCCACGACGTGGAACGTCGGTTACGACGCGAACATCGTGGTCGCCGGCGCAGGTGCCAGCCACGGCCAATCCAACGGCGATCACGATTTCTTCGACTTCAACGGCGATCGCTACCCCGATGCCGTTTCGCTCGATGGCGTGGTGCAGTTCAACGACGGTCAAATCAAGAACGGCCTCGGCGGAGGGTTTCTCGCTCCGGTGGGGGTGCCCAATTTGGGGAGTCTCGACACGCTTCGGCGCGTCAACCACGGCTCCGCCAATGTACGCACGGATGCCGTGGGGAAATTGCTCGCGCACGTGGTCGGGGGTGACGGCGGGCTCTTGAAGTCGATGTTGCAAGGGTTTGCCGTGGGCGCCGACTACGGGCAGTCGGCCACATCACACGAGTGGACGGACATCAACGGAGACGCGCTC contains these protein-coding regions:
- a CDS encoding tetratricopeptide repeat protein yields the protein MPFVWIGAGVLALTLAVAGATSRFMRPAPASGPSDAGNAHQAARARTPEVSSHVEVSRRAWLDANVDRAREEARAALRSNENDAAAHLAIVVATPFWPDNEARSHFVHAQEGRDRLSQLESAYLEAVAPAMTVPPNFRLSAERLATLHQNAPDDLPIHLGLAEMLMRTEEIEKAHDLLAPLGKDANAPAVVLSELGTAQSFRDDVESARATFSRCLEGYPAATGCATLLAQLEQNEGRCAGAERVLRRSLSLFPNSAGTYLSLAYDLQGMAVSPSEIRPVLERWARFSDGAAMERNLVRTEIRMALLEGRLREAVKLDAKLGKLMADVDDDEEQFDYTLYSMLLKAEVGQRADATKALDAYIARRHGLMRSSYGGDNVLYLVSVGARLGLVPWPKWLEQRNARLAVVTDRDGMLDSHSRKWLEYFAMPAATEASAKEALDVLPQYLPILHRIGRWFWHDGAIGRVYMLMGRHVEARPYFERAAASCNALEDLVQHTHALLDFASLLERTGDSKRACEMYDRVLGRWPAHSGSVSAARASQRRRSLCGPLLPDH
- a CDS encoding sigma 54-interacting transcriptional regulator, translated to MSGSTARLIVVQGPNLGAELMVDHTVKTVGRALEADLTLSDRTVSRHHFHVFATDEGVQVRVCDTAAAVLRSGREVRDAVVGIGDSIVVGNTVLFVDAATRRGEASPAPSQGDGATTTVGSLLTGVATDVRGLAAVFALNAALMAASDVQAIAAVLGSWAATNAECEAFEMVTVPGEQPTLTEQSPVFENASAHGGTRLLVPAHGTPMGWIAFTTRLPPARVTDSLRRLLVIAAALYASRHTQLSALLAVAEDRETFRRQAVGSAHAFLGSSPATERLARIIPRLATSDATVLLLGETGVGKSFVARLIHESGPRKHEPMRIVNCASIPENLIESELFGHERGAFTGAVAAQPGAFEAAGRGTVFLDEIGELPLVSQAKLLHVLSDKRFTRLGTHQPLALQARILVATNRDLESMVAAGTFRSDLFFRISVAKAIVPPLRERGEDLALLAKSILSDLLPNAGRRIDGFSPEALEAIRRNPWPGNVRELRNAIEHAVVLGDGPRITPSDLQLNVAGKQPGRSPHLDAFVVQLPANLEWLERQAIEAALQQTGGNQTKAAALLGINRHTLANKRRETSGK